A single genomic interval of Rhinopithecus roxellana isolate Shanxi Qingling chromosome 11, ASM756505v1, whole genome shotgun sequence harbors:
- the ADIRF gene encoding adipogenesis regulatory factor: MASKGLQDLKQQVEGTAQEAVSAAGAAAQQVVDQATEAGQKAMDQLAKTTQETIDKTASQASDTFSGIGKKFGLLK; encoded by the exons ATGGCCAGCAAGGGCTTGCAGGACCTGAAGCAACAGGTGGAGGGGACCGCCCAGGAAGCTG TGTCAGCGGCCGGAGCAGCAGCTCAGCAAGTGGTGGATCAGGCCACAGAGGCGGGGCAGAAAG CCATGGACCAGCTGGCCAAGACCACCCAGGAAACCATCGACAAGACTGCTAGCCAGGCCTCTGACACCTTCTCTGGGATCGGGAAAAAATTCGGCCTCCTGAAATAA
- the SNCG gene encoding gamma-synuclein, which produces MDVFKKGFSIAKEGVVGAVEKTKQGVTEAAEKTKEGVMYVGTKTKENVVQSVTSVAEKTKEQANAVSEAVVSSVNTVAAKTVEEAENIAVTSGVVRKEDLKPSAPQQEGEAAKEEVAEEAQSGGD; this is translated from the exons ATGGATGTCTTCAAGAAGGGCTTCTCCATCGCCAAGGAGGGCGTGGTGGGTGCGGTGGAGAAGACCAAGCAGGGGGTGACGGAAGCAGCTGAGAAGACCAAGGAGGGGGTCATGTATGTGG GAACCAAGACCAAGGAGAATGTTGTACAGAGCGTGACCTCAG TGGCTGAGAAGACCAAGGAGCAGGCCAACGCCGTGAgcgaggctgtggtgagcagcGTCAACACTGTGGCCGCCAAGACCGTGGAGGAGGCGGAGAACATCGCGGTCACCTCCGGGGTGGTGCGCAAG GAGGACTTGAAGCCATCTGCCCCCCAACAGGAGGGTGAGGCAGCCAAAGAGGAAGTGGCAGAGGAG GCCCAGAGTGGGGGAGACTAA